One Alosa alosa isolate M-15738 ecotype Scorff River chromosome 22, AALO_Geno_1.1, whole genome shotgun sequence DNA segment encodes these proteins:
- the LOC125288022 gene encoding cytochrome c oxidase assembly protein COX19, protein MSTAMNFGSKSFRPRAPDKGAFPLDHFGECKAFKEKFMRCLRDNSHDNSKCRLQSKDYLECRMDKQLMAKEPLEKLGFKDLMDQPSTEKPETKPQG, encoded by the exons ATGTCGACAGCAATGAATTTTGGAAGTAAATCGTTCCGCCCTCGTGCTCCAGACAAAGGAGCTTTTCCTCTGGATCATTTTG GAGAATGCAAAGCTTTCAAAGAGAAATTTATGCGATGCCTCAGAGACAACAGTCACGATAACTCCAAGTGTCGACTGCAGTCCAAAGACTACCTAGAATGCAGGATGGACAA GCAACTCATGGCGAAGGAGCCTTTGGAGAAGCTTGGATTTAAAGACCTCATGGATCAACCCAGCACTGAGAAGCCAGAGACCAAACCACAAGGATAA